Proteins found in one Solitalea lacus genomic segment:
- a CDS encoding IS110 family transposase, producing the protein MVVNPADIPTTDKEKVQKEDSRDSRKIARSLRSGTLTPIHVPAAQTLEDRCLVRTRASLVKDLTRYKNRIKSFLYFHGIELIEPFTKVQSHWSKRFMTWLENIDMPEQSSKMALQIMIAEAKHLRASVLQLTRHLKELSKTTLYQQPAALLRSIPGIGLLTAMTLLTELERMDRFENMDQLCSFVGLIPSTHSSGEKEVTGDITRRGHAVLRSALIESAWVAIRLDPALTKSYHDYCRRMEPNKAIVRIARKLLSRIRYVLTNKQAYVCAVVH; encoded by the coding sequence ATGGTGGTTAATCCAGCCGATATCCCCACCACCGATAAAGAAAAGGTGCAGAAAGAGGATTCCAGGGATAGTCGTAAAATCGCAAGATCATTAAGAAGCGGGACCTTAACACCGATTCATGTTCCTGCTGCCCAAACCCTGGAAGACCGTTGTTTAGTGCGTACCCGGGCCTCCTTAGTCAAGGATCTCACCAGGTATAAAAACCGGATCAAGTCGTTTCTGTACTTTCATGGCATTGAACTGATTGAGCCTTTTACAAAAGTTCAGTCACACTGGTCGAAGCGTTTTATGACTTGGCTGGAAAACATCGATATGCCGGAGCAAAGCAGTAAGATGGCCTTACAAATCATGATTGCAGAAGCGAAGCATTTGAGAGCTTCTGTCCTGCAGCTAACCCGGCACCTCAAGGAATTGTCAAAAACTACCCTCTATCAGCAGCCGGCAGCCTTGTTGCGAAGTATCCCGGGAATCGGCTTACTGACTGCCATGACCCTGTTGACCGAGTTGGAGAGGATGGACCGGTTTGAAAACATGGATCAACTCTGCAGCTTTGTCGGCCTGATTCCTTCTACGCATTCCAGTGGAGAGAAAGAAGTGACCGGCGATATCACCCGCCGCGGGCATGCGGTGCTGCGCAGCGCCCTGATTGAAAGTGCATGGGTGGCCATACGCCTGGATCCTGCACTAACCAAAAGTTATCATGATTATTGCCGGCGGATGGAACCCAACAAAGCCATCGTAAGAATAGCCCGGAAATTACTCAGCAGAATCAGGTACGTATTAACAAACAAACAAGCGTATGTGTGTGCAGTGGTTCACTAA
- a CDS encoding AAA family ATPase: protein MIVNFSVQNFGSIKDKQTLSFEADKSTHLEDAYIVNFGGQRVLKLALIYGANASGKTTILKALDFLRDIILEPERKKTNELDFNPFLFDPKTPNQNSIISIEFFQNDIKYFYEVEFFKKAIVTEGLYFHNPNKANVFRRKTNLSNQFTEITFGSKISTDKIFEKTLESNTLWNNTVLGGYIKTNIDLKELQEVVDWFENYLSPLVSTITELEGFVTSRIDNNEISKSDVVTILKKADFNISDIVIQEEEKEIPDDFIEFLKKQVKTPSDKIKELEERGKLTAVNIEFEHTVNNTKYTLPLEFESQGTRRYYGFAGLLALLIKNSTAFPIDELEASLHPDLYLHFLLSFLLNSKTSQIIATTHNREILDNKDIFRNDAIWFTDKQESCSTELYSLIDFDSSVVRNTTNILNAYKSGKLSGTPNLGDTFIDLNP, encoded by the coding sequence ATGATTGTAAATTTCAGTGTTCAAAATTTTGGCTCGATAAAAGACAAACAAACTCTTTCATTTGAGGCTGACAAATCAACACACCTTGAAGACGCCTATATCGTAAATTTTGGGGGACAAAGAGTTTTAAAACTTGCCTTGATTTATGGTGCAAACGCATCTGGAAAAACAACAATTCTGAAAGCTCTTGATTTTTTAAGAGATATTATTCTTGAACCAGAGCGTAAAAAAACTAATGAGTTAGACTTTAATCCTTTCTTATTTGACCCAAAAACACCCAACCAAAACTCAATTATTTCTATAGAGTTTTTTCAAAATGACATTAAGTACTTTTACGAAGTAGAGTTTTTCAAAAAAGCTATTGTAACCGAGGGGTTATATTTTCACAATCCTAATAAAGCTAATGTTTTTAGGAGAAAAACCAATTTATCAAATCAATTTACTGAAATAACTTTTGGTAGTAAAATTTCTACTGACAAGATTTTTGAAAAAACACTTGAATCTAACACTTTGTGGAACAATACTGTTCTTGGTGGATATATAAAAACAAACATTGACCTCAAAGAATTACAAGAAGTTGTTGATTGGTTTGAAAATTATTTAAGTCCATTAGTATCTACAATAACAGAATTAGAAGGATTTGTAACCTCAAGAATTGATAATAACGAAATTTCTAAATCTGATGTCGTTACAATATTAAAGAAAGCAGACTTTAATATCTCTGACATTGTTATTCAAGAAGAAGAAAAAGAAATCCCTGATGATTTTATTGAGTTTTTGAAAAAGCAAGTAAAAACTCCAAGTGATAAAATTAAGGAATTGGAAGAAAGAGGAAAGTTAACGGCTGTAAACATTGAATTTGAACATACAGTAAACAACACTAAATATACTTTGCCATTAGAATTTGAATCGCAAGGAACGAGACGTTACTATGGATTCGCAGGGTTGTTAGCTTTGCTAATCAAAAATTCAACAGCATTTCCAATTGATGAGTTAGAAGCCTCATTACACCCTGATTTATATTTGCATTTCCTTCTCTCTTTTCTTTTGAATTCTAAAACTTCTCAAATCATTGCTACTACTCACAATCGAGAAATTTTAGACAACAAAGATATTTTTAGGAATGATGCGATATGGTTCACAGACAAACAAGAAAGTTGCTCTACAGAACTATATTCATTGATTGATTTTGATAGTTCTGTTGTTCGCAACACTACAAATATTTTAAACGCTTACAAAAGTGGTAAATTAAGTGGGACACCGAATTTGGGCGACACTTTCATTGATTTAAACCCATGA
- a CDS encoding RloB family protein has translation MRKPKKIAHKPNPSFAVVVDGETEVWYLQMLKRNERDIRVSIKPEIPNKKSIEEQYKLVCDLSGKEFTKVFWLVDLDTIIKEANEAPKGKKSPLKTFQEYRTILIADYPNVIVAVNNPCLEFWFLLHFEKTSKYFNACSGEEAQLKKHLKCYEKTQKFFTKQNDDIYLKLKPKLKTAIENSISLGSFDNQNPTKAMCEMELLFQSDELKKHFG, from the coding sequence ATGAGAAAGCCCAAAAAGATTGCGCACAAACCAAACCCTTCTTTCGCTGTTGTAGTGGACGGAGAAACAGAAGTTTGGTATTTACAAATGCTAAAGCGAAACGAAAGGGATATACGTGTTAGTATAAAACCCGAAATTCCGAACAAGAAAAGCATAGAAGAACAATACAAATTGGTTTGTGATTTATCTGGAAAGGAATTTACTAAAGTTTTTTGGCTGGTTGACCTTGACACGATTATAAAAGAAGCAAATGAAGCCCCAAAAGGGAAAAAATCACCACTCAAAACATTTCAAGAATATAGAACAATTCTTATTGCCGATTACCCTAATGTCATTGTTGCTGTAAATAACCCTTGTCTTGAATTTTGGTTTCTGCTTCATTTTGAAAAAACTTCAAAATATTTCAACGCATGTTCGGGAGAGGAGGCACAACTGAAAAAACACTTAAAATGTTACGAGAAAACACAAAAGTTCTTCACGAAACAAAATGACGACATTTATCTGAAGTTAAAACCAAAATTAAAGACCGCTATAGAAAACTCTATTTCTCTTGGAAGTTTCGATAACCAAAACCCGACAAAAGCAATGTGTGAAATGGAGTTATTGTTTCAGTCAGACGAACTAAAAAAGCACTTTGGATAA
- a CDS encoding tyrosine-type recombinase/integrase, which yields MGLLYGCGLRCAEVRSLELKHLDFDRKLLHIVQSKGNKDRYVPLSKHLIRGIRKYICLEHPKKYLFEGTGNPEGRGFDGRYSQKGVQWAVKTVAKQVGILKEVHTHMLRHSYATHLLEDGVNIVALQKLLGHSNIESTMVYLHVCQLPQNLPHSPLDKVFEQCAQPGK from the coding sequence ATTGGGTTGCTCTACGGTTGCGGGCTGCGTTGTGCCGAGGTACGGAGTCTGGAGCTCAAGCATCTTGATTTCGACCGCAAACTGTTGCATATCGTACAAAGCAAAGGCAATAAAGACCGCTACGTGCCACTAAGCAAACATCTTATCCGGGGCATCCGCAAATACATCTGCCTTGAACACCCCAAAAAGTACCTCTTCGAAGGGACTGGTAACCCAGAAGGCAGGGGTTTTGATGGCCGCTACAGTCAAAAGGGCGTACAATGGGCGGTAAAAACGGTGGCCAAACAGGTGGGTATCCTCAAAGAGGTGCACACTCATATGCTTCGCCACAGCTATGCCACGCATTTGCTGGAAGATGGTGTAAACATCGTGGCCCTGCAAAAGCTGCTGGGGCATAGTAATATCGAAAGTACCATGGTTTACCTCCATGTGTGCCAGTTGCCCCAAAACCTGCCCCATAGCCCGCTGGATAAGGTGTTTGAACAATGCGCCCAGCCTGGGAAGTAG
- a CDS encoding IS110 family transposase: MEQESIPMEVVNAHAAGVDVGSRSHWVAVGQQPEEVREFGVYNQDLFAMAQWLGEKKVKTVAMESTGTYWQNLYAVLIAKGFQVVLCNGKFTKNIKGKKTDVKDCQWIQKLHTLGLLNSSFLPDEATEQLRTYCRHRSNLLHQAASTSKKMQKYLRLLNLRLDVVVNDICGLTGLSIIRAICQGESNPQKLASLRHGNCRKSEHELALALQSNGRADYLFALQQELETYDYLQEKVLQCDVKIGEQLEKIIGNDPNKNQHQLPPKIYKRINKNSPKDIDLNLKSYQMFEGVDLLAIEGMSYSTVLSLMSEVGLAGIRKFGNAKQFASWLRLAPNNKVSGGKVLSSKVPKGSNRLKIALRNAANAIGNLKDSTPLRDFFQRISFRKGRVSAISATARKLAVIIWNLLIKGATYINPAGYLFLDQKRKLGMVKRIRKQIDKFGLTNEELGFNSL; the protein is encoded by the coding sequence ATGGAACAGGAATCGATTCCAATGGAAGTGGTCAATGCTCATGCGGCAGGAGTCGACGTGGGCAGCCGGTCGCACTGGGTGGCTGTGGGACAACAGCCGGAAGAGGTCAGGGAATTTGGGGTGTATAACCAGGATCTCTTTGCCATGGCCCAGTGGCTCGGGGAGAAAAAAGTCAAAACAGTAGCGATGGAAAGTACAGGCACCTATTGGCAAAACCTTTATGCCGTACTCATAGCCAAAGGCTTTCAGGTCGTGTTGTGCAACGGAAAATTCACCAAGAACATTAAAGGGAAAAAGACGGATGTAAAAGATTGCCAGTGGATCCAGAAGCTGCACACGCTGGGCTTGTTAAACAGCAGCTTTTTACCCGATGAAGCGACCGAGCAACTGCGCACCTACTGTCGTCACCGATCCAACTTACTTCATCAGGCGGCCTCTACCTCCAAAAAAATGCAGAAATACCTTCGATTGCTCAACTTGCGACTGGATGTGGTGGTCAATGACATTTGCGGACTTACCGGCTTAAGCATCATTCGAGCCATTTGCCAAGGTGAATCCAATCCGCAAAAGCTAGCTTCCCTGCGACATGGCAACTGCCGAAAAAGTGAACACGAACTTGCCCTGGCCCTGCAAAGCAACGGCAGAGCCGATTACCTCTTTGCCTTGCAGCAGGAACTGGAGACTTATGATTACCTGCAGGAGAAGGTGCTGCAATGTGACGTAAAAATAGGCGAGCAGCTTGAAAAGATTATTGGCAATGACCCCAATAAAAACCAGCATCAACTCCCCCCTAAAATCTATAAACGCATTAATAAAAACAGCCCAAAAGACATTGACTTGAATCTGAAGTCCTATCAAATGTTCGAGGGAGTGGATTTACTGGCCATCGAAGGAATGAGTTATTCAACGGTACTTTCCTTAATGAGCGAAGTTGGTTTAGCAGGCATTCGGAAGTTTGGCAATGCCAAGCAATTTGCCAGCTGGTTGCGCCTGGCGCCCAACAACAAGGTGAGCGGGGGGAAGGTACTCTCAAGCAAAGTGCCCAAGGGAAGTAACCGGCTAAAAATAGCCTTGCGAAATGCAGCCAATGCCATTGGCAACCTGAAAGACTCCACACCCTTAAGGGATTTTTTTCAACGGATCAGTTTCCGAAAGGGACGTGTGTCGGCCATCAGCGCTACTGCCAGAAAGCTGGCCGTGATTATCTGGAACTTACTGATTAAAGGAGCCACTTACATTAACCCAGCAGGTTACCTGTTTTTGGATCAGAAAAGAAAACTGGGCATGGTGAAACGGATTCGGAAACAAATTGATAAATTCGGCCTGACTAATGAAGAATTGGGCTTTAATAGCCTTTAA
- a CDS encoding tyrosine-type recombinase/integrase, whose amino-acid sequence MKISKLYHRGEYRIKITFPYNNEFLEKLKIIEDARWSQTHRAWHIPYTKAAYKQLLALFPYLQPELSLPQTPNQSEETPVKMRQPDTKEKKGVTIEVIGRKIILKMPKNEADVKFVAQLKYSRWDSAGYYWQIPNYSGNLDVLKQYFGDRLISVNINEEVITRPGSTTKVLDKNEAWVIKTASGRLKIISNYSDAFACCVKKLPYYHWDSKNRWWTVAYSEHTLTKLKGMLEELGMRFSFEEENKREGLSRLTPFDLASYRNAPKEYEEKLIELRYSAATIKTYKSLFEEFINHFPKHDINSIDEKQIISFLRYLVTERKVSSSYQNLAINSIKFYYERVLGGQRKFYFIERPIKEKTLPVVLSEEEVKLLIASISNLKHKAMIMLTYSAGLRISELVSLKVNDIDSERKQIRIEQAKGKKDRYTLLSEKLLIILRNYYRVFKPNYWLFEGFTAGSEPKPYSARSAQQVLKDAAQKAGIKKKISMHTLRHSFATHLLENGTDLRYIQNLLGHSSSKTTEIYTHITTKGFDQIKSPLDKLDI is encoded by the coding sequence ATGAAGATTTCAAAATTGTATCACCGTGGAGAGTACCGGATTAAGATTACTTTTCCGTACAATAATGAATTTTTGGAGAAGTTAAAGATCATAGAAGATGCCCGCTGGAGCCAAACCCACAGAGCCTGGCACATTCCTTATACAAAAGCGGCTTACAAGCAACTTCTTGCTTTATTTCCCTATTTACAGCCTGAATTATCACTCCCCCAAACCCCTAATCAATCAGAAGAAACACCCGTTAAAATGAGGCAACCCGACACCAAAGAGAAAAAGGGAGTCACAATAGAGGTAATAGGCCGAAAAATTATATTAAAAATGCCCAAAAATGAGGCTGATGTTAAGTTCGTTGCTCAACTAAAATACAGCAGATGGGATTCTGCGGGATACTATTGGCAAATACCCAATTATTCCGGAAATCTGGATGTGTTGAAACAATATTTTGGAGATCGACTAATATCTGTTAATATTAACGAAGAAGTGATTACGCGGCCCGGATCTACAACTAAAGTACTAGATAAAAATGAGGCATGGGTCATTAAAACTGCTTCGGGAAGACTCAAAATCATTTCTAATTATTCAGATGCCTTTGCCTGTTGTGTAAAGAAACTACCTTACTATCATTGGGATTCAAAAAATAGGTGGTGGACAGTAGCCTACTCAGAACACACTCTTACCAAATTAAAAGGCATGCTGGAAGAACTTGGAATGAGATTTTCTTTTGAAGAAGAGAATAAACGGGAAGGACTTTCACGTTTAACGCCGTTTGATTTGGCCAGCTACCGAAATGCACCTAAAGAGTATGAAGAGAAATTAATCGAGTTACGATACAGTGCGGCAACCATAAAAACTTATAAAAGTTTGTTTGAAGAATTCATTAATCATTTTCCAAAGCATGACATCAACTCTATAGATGAAAAACAAATAATTAGTTTTTTACGCTACCTCGTTACCGAACGAAAGGTAAGCTCCTCATATCAGAATTTGGCAATAAATAGTATAAAGTTCTATTACGAACGTGTTTTAGGAGGTCAGCGTAAATTTTACTTTATAGAGCGTCCCATTAAAGAAAAGACTTTGCCAGTCGTTTTAAGTGAAGAAGAAGTAAAGTTGCTGATTGCCTCGATTTCCAATTTGAAGCATAAAGCAATGATTATGCTTACCTATTCGGCCGGATTGAGAATTAGTGAACTTGTCAGCTTGAAAGTAAATGATATAGATTCGGAGCGGAAACAAATACGAATAGAACAGGCCAAAGGGAAAAAGGATCGCTACACCCTGTTGTCAGAAAAATTATTAATCATTTTAAGAAATTACTACAGGGTCTTTAAGCCGAATTACTGGCTGTTTGAAGGATTCACGGCTGGCTCTGAGCCCAAGCCCTATTCTGCAAGAAGTGCTCAGCAAGTGCTAAAAGACGCCGCGCAAAAAGCCGGAATCAAGAAAAAGATTAGTATGCATACGTTAAGGCATTCCTTTGCCACACACCTGCTAGAGAACGGCACCGATTTGCGGTATATTCAAAATTTATTAGGGCATAGCAGTAGTAAAACCACAGAAATATACACCCATATTACCACTAAAGGTTTTGACCAAATTAAAAGTCCCTTGGACAAGTTGGATATTTAA
- a CDS encoding IS91 family transposase, whose translation MRPAWEVADVLQKVNCYTPNYTVHQQKTLRAIQLCRTAALGGHVDACDGCGNISVSYNSCRNRHCNKCQGHKREEWIQDRQAELLPCTYFHVVFTLPQELNGLALHRPDLVYAALFRAAWQTLLQFGKNEGLQLGMIAVLHTWGQNLSLHPHLHCIVPGGGMDERGQWRRKARSDKYLFAVKALSKVFRAKYVQQLRQEGIEDQTLLETLFKKEWVVYAKRPFGGPGQVIEYLGRYTHKVAISNQRLVEVNEEEVSFRYKDYRQNGVTKVMVLPVNEFVRRFAQHILPRRFVRIRHYGILSSSWKRGHLQKLRESQKMVSVEAKMVTLIRKCPCCKTGTLVTIEVFGKRGPPQTDFRVAKIVPVPQK comes from the coding sequence ATGCGCCCAGCCTGGGAAGTAGCCGATGTACTGCAAAAGGTAAACTGCTACACGCCTAACTACACCGTCCACCAACAAAAGACACTCAGGGCTATCCAACTCTGCCGCACCGCCGCACTGGGAGGCCATGTAGATGCCTGCGATGGCTGTGGCAATATCAGCGTGAGCTATAATAGTTGCCGGAACCGCCACTGCAATAAATGTCAGGGACATAAACGGGAAGAATGGATACAGGACCGGCAGGCCGAGCTGTTGCCATGTACGTATTTCCACGTAGTGTTTACCCTGCCGCAGGAATTGAATGGATTGGCTTTGCACCGGCCGGATCTGGTTTATGCAGCTCTATTTCGTGCCGCATGGCAAACGCTGCTACAGTTTGGTAAAAATGAGGGATTACAATTGGGGATGATTGCCGTGCTACATACGTGGGGGCAGAACCTGTCGCTCCACCCGCACCTGCATTGCATTGTACCGGGTGGAGGCATGGATGAAAGAGGCCAATGGAGGCGCAAAGCACGTAGTGATAAATACCTGTTTGCAGTTAAGGCGCTGAGTAAAGTGTTCCGGGCGAAATACGTGCAGCAGCTCCGGCAAGAAGGTATTGAAGACCAAACCCTGTTGGAAACCCTGTTCAAAAAAGAATGGGTGGTATATGCCAAACGTCCTTTTGGAGGCCCCGGCCAGGTGATTGAATATCTTGGCAGGTACACCCATAAAGTGGCCATCAGCAACCAGCGACTGGTAGAGGTTAACGAGGAAGAGGTGAGTTTCCGTTACAAGGATTACCGTCAGAACGGGGTTACAAAGGTAATGGTCTTGCCTGTCAATGAATTTGTACGCCGCTTTGCCCAACACATCCTGCCGAGGCGTTTTGTGCGTATCCGACACTATGGGATTTTGAGCAGCAGCTGGAAGCGTGGCCATTTGCAGAAACTCCGGGAAAGCCAGAAGATGGTTTCAGTAGAGGCTAAAATGGTCACCCTGATCCGCAAATGTCCATGTTGTAAAACGGGTACGTTGGTCACCATTGAGGTATTTGGCAAACGGGGGCCACCTCAAACTGATTTCCGGGTGGCAAAAATTGTTCCTGTGCCGCAAAAGTAG